A window of Methanomicrobiales archaeon contains these coding sequences:
- a CDS encoding type IV pilin N-terminal domain-containing protein, which produces MVAITGILAAVIATFVFGMAGDVSATKNVAATAIVSDSQIIVTNQGRADAADVAGLTVTLNGTSWEECEDAGETGELTPSVGSKV; this is translated from the coding sequence ATGGTGGCGATCACAGGGATCCTCGCTGCAGTCATTGCAACGTTCGTGTTTGGGATGGCCGGAGACGTATCAGCAACGAAGAATGTTGCAGCAACAGCAATTGTTTCCGATAGCCAGATAATTGTTACAAACCAGGGCAGAGCAGATGCTGCAGATGTTGCCGGACTTACTGTTACTCTGAATGGTACATCCTGGGAAGAGTGCGAAGATGCAGGGGAAACGGGTGAACTCACACCATCTGTCGGATCCAAGGTGTGA
- a CDS encoding ADP-ribosylglycohydrolase family protein, which translates to MLSQWKGCLLGAAIGDALGMAGESNPPRYASAALEYRRAYRSHPNGNLAPGQYTDDTQIMLLVARLLADATYTEARHAESLRDLHASGSLRFPDASVAVACDRMLHRGLKGSGVNSNTAGCICVAIPFALACTDLIEVRERVVKACSLTHVHPAAYAASVAVALLLYHTLRGAPNALALAGKGAALEDPLLAAKCQAAVHLGEEGISLDAALGRLGNDVSVYHTLPLALYLISRNRDPREVLRLASSVGGNTDTIGLICGAYAGARHGMEAFPADLLEGLENRAEIETLAERLHALAIQKH; encoded by the coding sequence ATGCTGTCGCAGTGGAAGGGCTGCCTGCTGGGTGCTGCCATCGGAGACGCGCTGGGAATGGCCGGGGAGAGCAATCCGCCCCGGTACGCCTCCGCCGCTCTGGAGTACCGCCGGGCGTACAGAAGTCATCCCAACGGCAACCTCGCCCCCGGCCAGTACACCGACGACACCCAGATCATGCTGCTGGTGGCTCGTCTCCTGGCGGACGCCACCTACACCGAGGCCCGGCACGCGGAATCGCTGCGGGACCTGCACGCCTCCGGCTCCCTGCGGTTTCCCGACGCATCCGTCGCCGTCGCCTGCGACCGCATGCTGCACCGGGGGCTGAAGGGGAGCGGGGTGAACTCCAACACCGCCGGCTGCATCTGTGTCGCCATCCCCTTCGCGCTGGCCTGCACCGACCTGATCGAGGTGCGGGAGCGGGTGGTGAAGGCCTGCAGCCTGACCCACGTCCATCCGGCGGCGTATGCGGCGAGCGTCGCCGTGGCCCTGCTGCTCTACCACACGCTCCGCGGTGCGCCGAACGCGTTGGCGCTCGCCGGGAAGGGGGCGGCCCTTGAGGATCCGCTGCTCGCCGCGAAGTGCCAGGCCGCCGTGCATCTGGGGGAGGAGGGGATCAGCCTGGATGCGGCGCTGGGCCGCCTCGGAAACGACGTCTCCGTCTACCATACGCTTCCCCTCGCCCTCTACCTGATCAGCCGCAACCGCGACCCGCGGGAAGTGCTCCGCCTGGCGTCCAGCGTCGGCGGCAACACGGACACGATCGGCCTCATCTGCGGGGCGTACGCGGGCGCACGGCACGGCATGGAGGCCTTTCCTGCCGATCTGCTCGAAGGCCTGGAGAACCGTGCGGAGATCGAGACGCTCGCAGAGCGTCTCCACGCCCTGGCCATCCAAAAGCATTAA
- the argC gene encoding N-acetyl-gamma-glutamyl-phosphate reductase, which produces MEIAIIGASGYTGGELIRLLGAHPKAEVVAATSRKLAGTPLARIHPHLKGLTGLTFQNLDADTIDADFAFLAVPHTVAMQYVPKLLERGIRTVDLSADYRLPREIYEKTYGVRHTAYREAPYGLPELHREEVRGASFVSNPGCFPTGATLAAAPLAERAVAVVFDSKTGVSGAGNSPSETTHYCNVGDVVTPYKWTAHRHLPEMRMELERLGSRAQCYFTPHLVPVNRGILTTAHILLEQPIPQAEVEDLYRRFYQGEHFVRLQKPSLAAVRGSNFCDIAVESSGNRVVAVSAIDNLVKGASGQAIQNMNLMCGYEETDGLRAGGLLP; this is translated from the coding sequence ATGGAAATTGCGATTATCGGCGCCTCGGGCTATACGGGCGGCGAATTAATCCGGCTTCTGGGAGCGCATCCGAAGGCGGAGGTGGTGGCCGCCACCTCCCGCAAACTGGCAGGCACACCGCTTGCCCGGATCCACCCCCACCTGAAGGGGTTGACCGGCCTGACGTTCCAGAACCTGGACGCGGATACAATCGATGCTGATTTCGCCTTTCTCGCGGTGCCCCACACGGTGGCGATGCAGTACGTTCCGAAGCTTCTCGAACGGGGCATCCGGACGGTGGATCTCAGTGCCGACTACCGCCTTCCCCGGGAGATCTACGAGAAGACCTACGGAGTGCGGCACACCGCGTACCGGGAAGCCCCCTACGGCCTTCCCGAGCTGCACCGCGAGGAGGTGCGGGGTGCATCCTTCGTATCCAACCCCGGCTGCTTCCCCACCGGCGCCACGCTCGCCGCAGCACCCCTCGCCGAACGGGCGGTTGCCGTCGTCTTCGACTCCAAGACCGGCGTGAGCGGAGCGGGCAACAGTCCGAGCGAGACCACCCACTACTGCAACGTGGGCGACGTCGTGACCCCCTACAAGTGGACCGCCCACCGTCACCTGCCGGAGATGCGGATGGAGCTGGAACGGCTCGGATCCCGTGCGCAGTGCTACTTCACACCGCACCTCGTCCCGGTGAACCGGGGGATCCTCACCACCGCGCACATCCTGCTGGAGCAGCCGATCCCCCAGGCGGAGGTGGAGGACCTCTACCGCCGCTTTTACCAGGGCGAGCACTTCGTCCGCCTTCAGAAACCCTCGCTCGCGGCAGTGCGGGGCAGCAACTTCTGCGACATCGCGGTCGAGAGCAGCGGCAACCGCGTCGTCGCCGTCTCCGCCATCGACAACCTGGTGAAGGGCGCCAGCGGCCAGGCGATCCAGAACATGAACCTGATGTGCGGATACGAGGAGACTGACGGTCTTCGGGCGGGGGGTCTCCTGCCGTAG
- a CDS encoding CBS domain-containing protein, with amino-acid sequence MQVREIMTREPITVQADATVREAAGLLRKNRIGGLPVLDGDCLVGIVTETDIVSLLQVPEISDDLWLPSPLEVIELPIREYVNWTKTKRALSHIGDRRVRDVMSMPAITVDADEDIEEAAAVMMREDIARLPVVSGGRLVGIVTRADIVRGVGMTREAGQE; translated from the coding sequence ATGCAGGTCAGGGAGATCATGACGCGGGAGCCCATCACCGTCCAGGCGGATGCAACGGTTCGGGAGGCGGCCGGGCTGCTGCGGAAGAACAGGATCGGCGGCCTCCCCGTTCTGGACGGGGATTGCCTGGTCGGGATCGTCACGGAGACGGACATCGTATCCCTCCTCCAGGTGCCGGAGATCAGCGACGATCTCTGGCTGCCATCGCCGCTGGAGGTGATCGAGCTGCCCATCCGGGAGTATGTCAACTGGACCAAGACCAAACGGGCACTGTCCCACATCGGGGACCGCCGGGTGCGTGACGTGATGAGCATGCCTGCCATCACCGTGGACGCGGACGAGGATATCGAAGAGGCGGCGGCGGTGATGATGCGGGAGGACATCGCCCGCCTGCCGGTGGTGAGCGGCGGAAGGCTGGTGGGCATCGTCACCCGCGCCGACATCGTGCGGGGGGTCGGCATGACGCGGGAGGCGGGGCAGGAGTGA
- the argJ gene encoding bifunctional ornithine acetyltransferase/N-acetylglutamate synthase: protein MQSICAVEGVSAGGIREGKYGLALIRASGAAAAVFTRNQVRAAPVELMMERMRRGRLEAIVANSGCANCYTGRRGYADAVRMCEIAGGVLGVDPEGVGVASTGVIGRYLDMPLIERQASAVGPRLARSGAAEELAAAAIMTTDTCQKHALVRKEGFSVGGIAKGSGMIAPNMGTLLAFVYTDAEIEYAALHEALRTAARRTFNRVVVDETSTNDVLFCTATARCGPVDEAEFQDALTDVCRSLAVQVASDGEGATKLLEVRVGGAPNEEGAADVARTIAASPLVKSAIYGEDPNWGRVIAAAGRAGVDFEPDSVSLWIGEGDGRTALIQNGKITADLARAKAAMRGKKVVFFLDLAAGEGEATAWGCDLTEGYVEINGRYTT from the coding sequence ATGCAGAGCATCTGCGCGGTGGAAGGCGTATCCGCCGGCGGCATCCGGGAGGGGAAGTACGGCCTCGCCCTCATCCGGGCGAGCGGAGCTGCCGCCGCCGTCTTCACCCGGAACCAGGTGCGGGCGGCCCCGGTCGAGCTGATGATGGAGCGGATGCGCCGGGGGAGGCTCGAGGCGATCGTCGCCAACAGCGGCTGCGCCAACTGCTATACCGGACGGCGCGGCTACGCGGACGCCGTGCGCATGTGCGAGATCGCGGGCGGCGTTCTCGGCGTCGACCCGGAGGGCGTGGGGGTGGCGAGCACGGGCGTGATCGGGCGCTACCTGGACATGCCGCTGATCGAACGGCAGGCGAGTGCGGTGGGACCCCGCCTCGCGAGGAGCGGTGCGGCCGAAGAGCTCGCCGCAGCGGCGATCATGACTACCGACACCTGCCAGAAGCACGCGCTGGTACGGAAGGAGGGGTTCTCGGTCGGCGGCATCGCCAAGGGCAGCGGGATGATCGCCCCCAACATGGGCACGCTGCTCGCCTTCGTGTATACCGACGCGGAGATCGAGTACGCAGCCCTCCACGAGGCGCTGCGGACGGCGGCACGGAGGACCTTCAACCGCGTGGTGGTGGACGAGACCAGCACCAACGACGTGCTCTTCTGCACCGCCACCGCCCGATGCGGCCCCGTGGACGAGGCGGAGTTCCAGGACGCGCTGACCGATGTCTGCCGCTCTCTCGCCGTCCAGGTCGCCTCCGATGGCGAGGGGGCGACGAAACTGCTGGAGGTGCGGGTAGGCGGCGCACCGAACGAGGAGGGGGCTGCCGATGTCGCCCGCACCATCGCCGCCTCCCCGCTCGTCAAGAGCGCCATCTACGGGGAGGACCCCAACTGGGGGCGGGTGATCGCGGCGGCCGGGCGGGCCGGCGTCGACTTCGAACCCGACAGCGTCTCCCTCTGGATCGGTGAGGGGGACGGTCGGACGGCGCTGATCCAGAACGGCAAGATAACGGCCGATCTGGCCCGGGCCAAGGCGGCGATGCGGGGGAAGAAGGTGGTCTTCTTCCTGGATCTCGCCGCCGGCGAGGGGGAGGCGACCGCCTGGGGATGCGATCTGACCGAGGGCTACGTGGAGATCAACGGCAGGTACACGACATGA
- the argB gene encoding acetylglutamate kinase, translated as MKREDVLMEALPYIQKFHGKTIVIKLGGHAMVDETVLENTIQDAVLLHYVGMQVVLVHGGGPEITQKMKAMGKEPKFVGGLRITDQETLEIAQMVLVGKINDGIVSRIARSGARSVGLSGNDGNLIIARKMDLQRVRNGDEVQEVDLGYVGEIEHVDPSVLRTLLDNHYIPVVAPIAIDREGRSLNINADTAAGKIAVAVGAYKLINLTDVDGVMDAERRRVFRRLTVPEIDALIASGAISGGMIPKITACLDAVRQGVENAHILNGNRGHNLLLELFTDAGVGTMLSR; from the coding sequence ATGAAACGCGAGGACGTGCTGATGGAGGCGCTGCCCTACATCCAGAAGTTCCACGGGAAGACGATCGTGATCAAGCTCGGCGGACACGCGATGGTCGACGAGACCGTCCTGGAGAACACCATCCAGGACGCGGTGCTGCTCCACTACGTGGGGATGCAGGTGGTGCTGGTGCATGGCGGCGGCCCGGAGATCACCCAGAAGATGAAGGCGATGGGAAAAGAGCCCAAGTTCGTCGGAGGGCTGCGCATCACCGACCAGGAGACGCTGGAGATCGCCCAGATGGTCCTCGTCGGGAAGATCAACGACGGTATCGTCTCGCGGATCGCCCGGTCGGGTGCCCGCTCCGTCGGGCTCTCGGGCAACGACGGCAACCTGATCATCGCCCGCAAGATGGATCTGCAGCGGGTGAGGAACGGGGACGAGGTGCAGGAGGTGGATCTCGGCTACGTCGGGGAGATCGAGCACGTCGACCCGTCCGTGCTCCGCACCCTGCTCGACAACCACTACATCCCGGTCGTCGCCCCGATTGCCATCGACCGCGAGGGGCGGAGCCTGAACATCAACGCCGATACCGCGGCGGGGAAGATCGCGGTGGCGGTGGGGGCGTACAAGCTGATCAACCTGACCGACGTGGACGGCGTCATGGACGCCGAGCGCAGGAGAGTGTTCCGCCGCCTCACCGTGCCCGAGATCGATGCCCTCATCGCGAGCGGGGCGATCAGCGGCGGGATGATCCCCAAGATCACCGCCTGCCTGGACGCGGTGCGGCAGGGCGTGGAGAACGCCCACATCCTGAACGGGAACAGGGGGCACAACCTGCTCCTCGAGCTCTTCACCGATGCCGGCGTCGGCACCATGCTCTCCCGCTAG
- a CDS encoding chorismate mutase: MSIQSIREEMEAIDAEMIRLIGRRQQLSAKLALIKQAEGLPIRDEARKNRVLERVFDLAVERKIDPVPVQQIFEILIRMSEERQRECMGEGNLP; the protein is encoded by the coding sequence ATGTCCATCCAGTCGATCCGGGAAGAGATGGAGGCGATCGATGCCGAGATGATCCGTCTGATCGGGCGCCGGCAGCAGCTGTCGGCGAAGCTGGCCCTGATCAAGCAGGCAGAAGGTCTTCCCATCCGTGACGAGGCGCGGAAGAACCGGGTGCTCGAGCGTGTCTTCGACCTCGCCGTGGAGCGGAAGATCGATCCGGTGCCGGTCCAGCAGATCTTCGAGATCCTGATCCGGATGAGCGAGGAGCGGCAGCGGGAGTGCATGGGCGAGGGGAACCTGCCCTGA
- a CDS encoding peptidase M50 codes for MSILDRIPAHEWRDLLVAWIAISVAFTLIFVRGGVTPITFLVFFVVSLLTVGIGFVLHEMAHKFTAMHYGYWAEFRKDNSMLLIAIVMAALVGIVFAAPGATMIYGSTSRPQNGWISAAGPLTNLALCIPFAAIAILSPPSGILWILGRVGLQVNAMIATFNMLPVSILDGRKVLAWNPLVFGILIAVSLAVLFGSLAYL; via the coding sequence ATGAGCATACTCGATCGTATACCCGCCCATGAGTGGCGGGATCTCTTGGTCGCATGGATCGCGATATCCGTTGCGTTCACCCTGATCTTCGTCCGAGGCGGGGTCACCCCGATCACCTTTCTGGTCTTCTTCGTGGTGTCGCTGCTCACGGTGGGCATCGGGTTCGTGCTGCACGAGATGGCTCACAAGTTCACCGCCATGCACTACGGATACTGGGCCGAGTTCCGGAAGGACAACAGCATGCTGCTGATCGCCATCGTCATGGCAGCGCTCGTCGGCATCGTCTTCGCTGCGCCGGGGGCGACGATGATCTACGGCTCCACGTCCCGCCCGCAGAACGGCTGGATCTCGGCGGCCGGCCCCCTCACGAACCTGGCCCTCTGCATCCCGTTTGCGGCCATCGCGATCCTTTCCCCGCCGTCGGGCATTCTGTGGATCCTCGGGCGGGTGGGCCTCCAGGTCAATGCGATGATCGCCACCTTCAACATGCTCCCCGTGAGCATTCTCGACGGAAGAAAGGTGCTGGCGTGGAATCCTCTCGTCTTCGGGATTCTGATCGCTGTTTCGCTCGCGGTCCTGTTCGGATCGCTGGCGTACCTCTAG
- a CDS encoding flavodoxin family protein, which produces MAVKVLGISGSPHRHGNTETLLDRFLAGAQDAGAGIEKVILRDLDYTACRGCNLCHRSGQCVVRDDLPPLFERILGVDVLAVASPIYTMAITAETKALIDRAQALWAQKYILKTRYYSHEHIRRHKGIFLSTAGLGWESVFNTAFPVITAFFDILGFEYYDNIIANDMDRYGGIEGHPTALSEAYTKGQKVVKVLEPLKREA; this is translated from the coding sequence ATGGCAGTCAAGGTTCTCGGCATATCGGGCAGCCCCCACCGCCACGGCAACACCGAGACCCTGCTGGACCGGTTCCTCGCCGGGGCACAGGACGCGGGCGCCGGTATAGAAAAGGTTATCCTCCGGGATCTCGACTATACCGCCTGCCGGGGCTGCAACCTCTGCCACCGCAGCGGCCAGTGCGTCGTGAGAGACGATCTCCCACCCCTCTTCGAGAGGATCCTGGGCGTGGACGTTCTTGCCGTCGCCTCTCCGATCTACACGATGGCGATCACGGCGGAGACGAAGGCCCTGATCGACCGGGCGCAGGCCCTCTGGGCGCAGAAGTACATCCTGAAGACCCGGTACTACAGCCACGAGCATATCCGGCGCCACAAGGGCATCTTCCTCTCCACCGCCGGGCTCGGGTGGGAGAGTGTCTTCAACACCGCGTTCCCCGTCATCACCGCATTTTTCGACATCCTGGGATTCGAGTACTACGACAACATCATCGCCAACGACATGGACCGGTACGGCGGGATCGAAGGGCATCCCACGGCGCTGTCGGAGGCCTACACGAAGGGGCAGAAGGTGGTGAAGGTGCTGGAACCGCTGAAAAGAGAGGCCTAG
- a CDS encoding flavodoxin family protein, which produces MKILAFAGSPRRHGNSETLLDWVLESMGEESDVEIQKIALTEVNINPCRGCNACEVTGRCVQRDDMDRINDLLLEADGIVLAAPIFCMSINAQAKALIDRMQVHRSRKYVLRLPLVPPEKVGRRMGVFLSTAGQTWENVFDGALPPVRCFFHLAAVRDQDVRYLMISGVDGKGEIVQHPTAREQARQLGKDVIGRLREMKAA; this is translated from the coding sequence ATGAAGATCCTCGCCTTTGCGGGCAGCCCGAGGAGGCACGGAAACTCGGAGACGCTCCTGGACTGGGTGCTGGAGTCCATGGGGGAGGAGAGCGATGTCGAGATCCAGAAGATCGCCCTCACCGAGGTGAACATCAACCCCTGCCGGGGCTGCAACGCCTGCGAGGTGACGGGAAGGTGCGTCCAGAGGGACGACATGGACCGGATCAACGACCTCCTCCTGGAAGCGGACGGCATCGTCCTCGCCGCACCCATCTTCTGCATGAGCATCAACGCCCAGGCAAAGGCCCTGATCGATCGGATGCAGGTCCACCGCTCGCGCAAGTACGTGCTGCGCCTGCCCCTCGTCCCCCCGGAGAAGGTGGGCAGGCGCATGGGCGTCTTCCTCTCCACCGCCGGGCAGACCTGGGAGAACGTGTTCGATGGAGCCCTGCCCCCCGTGCGGTGCTTCTTCCACCTTGCGGCCGTGCGGGATCAGGACGTGCGCTACCTGATGATCAGCGGCGTGGACGGCAAAGGGGAGATAGTGCAGCATCCAACCGCCCGGGAGCAGGCCCGTCAGCTGGGAAAAGACGTGATCGGAAGGCTCCGGGAGATGAAGGCAGCATAA
- a CDS encoding peroxiredoxin, translated as MEPTESAYALPSLGEPAPEFEALTTHGPLKLSDLRGKWVILFSHPADFTPVCTTEFMAFMEIEEELRKMNVQLLGLSIDSIHSHLAWVKNVKEKMGVDITFPIIADLSMNVAKRYGMIHPGQSSTATCRTVFFIDDRGILRTMLYYPLSLGRNMQEILRIVRGLQTADKYNVATPANWQPGDKVVVPAPKTQKEMEKRLQEGYECKDWYLCFKKV; from the coding sequence ATGGAACCCACGGAATCTGCGTATGCACTCCCGAGCCTGGGCGAACCGGCTCCCGAGTTCGAGGCGCTGACGACCCACGGTCCGCTCAAGCTCTCCGACCTGCGGGGCAAGTGGGTCATTCTCTTCTCCCACCCGGCGGACTTCACGCCGGTCTGCACGACGGAGTTCATGGCGTTCATGGAGATCGAGGAGGAACTGCGGAAGATGAACGTCCAGCTCCTCGGTCTCTCGATCGACAGCATCCACTCCCACCTGGCCTGGGTCAAGAACGTGAAAGAGAAGATGGGCGTCGATATCACGTTTCCCATCATCGCCGATCTGAGCATGAACGTCGCGAAGCGCTACGGCATGATCCACCCCGGCCAGAGTAGCACGGCGACCTGTCGCACGGTCTTCTTCATCGACGACCGCGGGATCCTGCGCACCATGCTCTACTACCCCCTCTCGCTCGGGAGGAACATGCAGGAGATCCTCCGCATCGTGCGGGGTCTGCAGACCGCCGACAAGTACAACGTCGCCACGCCGGCCAACTGGCAGCCGGGGGACAAGGTCGTGGTGCCCGCCCCCAAGACGCAGAAGGAGATGGAGAAGCGTCTGCAGGAAGGCTACGAGTGCAAGGACTGGTACCTCTGCTTCAAGAAGGTCTGA
- a CDS encoding carboxymuconolactone decarboxylase family protein produces MKDEEMERLEHKIGKVPKIFRELKELDPDLYGRVMGLDQLVWADGALSKKTKKLIAIAIACALRDGHAVRAQMAGARPLGITMQEMDEALRVTFLLAGMPAYVYGKTAAEELLK; encoded by the coding sequence ATGAAAGACGAAGAGATGGAACGACTCGAGCACAAGATCGGGAAGGTGCCCAAAATCTTCCGGGAGCTCAAGGAGCTGGATCCCGATCTCTACGGCAGGGTGATGGGGCTGGATCAGCTGGTCTGGGCGGATGGCGCTCTCTCCAAGAAGACCAAGAAACTGATCGCGATCGCGATCGCCTGCGCCCTCCGGGACGGGCACGCTGTCCGTGCACAGATGGCCGGCGCCAGACCCCTCGGGATCACCATGCAGGAGATGGACGAGGCGCTCCGCGTGACGTTCCTCCTGGCGGGCATGCCCGCGTACGTGTATGGCAAGACCGCCGCCGAGGAACTGCTGAAATAA
- a CDS encoding desulfoferrodoxin FeS4 iron-binding domain-containing protein translates to MVNVSRAGEVYLCEICGNVVEVKVAGGGELVCCGQPMTLQE, encoded by the coding sequence ATGGTGAACGTATCCAGAGCCGGAGAGGTGTATCTCTGCGAGATCTGCGGCAACGTGGTCGAGGTCAAGGTGGCAGGCGGCGGGGAGCTCGTCTGCTGCGGCCAGCCGATGACGCTGCAGGAGTGA
- the radC gene encoding DNA repair protein RadC: MKRMREIPRHDRPREKLAAKGAAALSDMELVAIIIGSGTRKRGVFEIAREIQRRLANGLDAGLYEDLRKIEGVGSAKASQIAAAIELSRRYLIKDAVKISTPEDVPPLVADLPAKKQEHFVTITLNGAGEMIQKRTVTVGLLNHSLVHPREVFADAITDRAASVILIHNHPSGSLEASSQDIAITRQLVECGSLLGIRVLDHIIVSKNGHLSMKERGLL, from the coding sequence ATGAAGAGGATGAGGGAGATACCCCGGCACGACCGACCTCGGGAGAAGCTTGCCGCCAAGGGCGCGGCGGCGCTCTCGGACATGGAACTCGTGGCGATCATCATCGGCAGCGGGACGAGGAAGAGAGGCGTCTTCGAGATCGCGAGAGAGATCCAGAGAAGGCTGGCAAATGGCCTGGATGCCGGGCTGTACGAGGATCTCAGGAAGATCGAGGGCGTCGGCTCGGCAAAAGCATCGCAGATCGCTGCGGCGATCGAACTGTCGCGGCGATACCTGATCAAGGATGCGGTGAAGATCTCGACACCGGAGGACGTTCCGCCCCTCGTGGCGGACCTCCCGGCGAAGAAGCAGGAGCACTTCGTCACGATCACGCTGAACGGAGCGGGGGAGATGATCCAGAAGCGCACGGTGACCGTCGGTCTCCTGAACCACAGTCTGGTGCACCCCCGCGAGGTCTTCGCCGACGCGATCACGGACCGGGCCGCATCCGTCATCCTCATCCACAACCACCCCTCGGGGTCCCTGGAGGCGAGCAGCCAGGATATCGCCATCACCCGCCAGCTCGTGGAGTGCGGCAGCCTCCTCGGGATCCGGGTGCTGGACCACATCATCGTCTCGAAAAACGGCCACCTGAGCATGAAGGAGCGGGGGCTGCTGTAG
- a CDS encoding rubrerythrin family protein yields the protein MPTKENALAALEGEAKANRKYGAFSEKAAEEGYKMIARLFKAASEAEAIHARRLMKVLGAIGTTEENLASGIGGETYEYTEMYPGFLKEAQAEGIKDAETAFYYALRAEQVHANLYRAALEAVRNGKDLSAGKVFLCPVCGNIEIGEAPSRCPICSVPGHMWRVVE from the coding sequence ATGCCAACGAAAGAGAACGCACTCGCCGCCCTTGAGGGCGAAGCAAAAGCGAACCGGAAGTACGGCGCCTTCTCGGAGAAGGCCGCGGAAGAGGGCTACAAGATGATCGCCCGCCTCTTCAAGGCCGCCTCGGAGGCCGAGGCGATCCACGCCAGGCGGCTGATGAAGGTGCTCGGCGCGATCGGCACGACGGAGGAGAACCTGGCATCCGGCATCGGGGGGGAGACCTACGAGTATACCGAGATGTATCCGGGCTTCCTCAAGGAAGCCCAGGCGGAGGGGATCAAAGACGCCGAGACCGCCTTCTATTACGCCCTGCGAGCCGAGCAGGTGCACGCGAATCTCTACAGGGCAGCCCTGGAAGCCGTTCGGAACGGGAAGGATCTCTCCGCAGGCAAGGTGTTCCTCTGTCCTGTCTGCGGGAATATAGAGATCGGCGAGGCGCCGTCGCGCTGCCCCATCTGCAGCGTGCCCGGCCATATGTGGCGCGTCGTCGAGTGA
- a CDS encoding FAD-dependent oxidoreductase translates to MPEIRVYTTKNCPYCRMVKAFLDKYGIAYRDIDVGEDREAAREMVRLTGQYSVPVTVVGDQAVIGFDAKRLNELLGTRPPEGVFDVMILGGGPAGLTAAVYAGRELLESILISENMGGQVAESWGIENYMGFQPISGEALMKKFEEQARALPSIHIQLDVVDSISMEDGIFAAHTVSGRTYRARSLIIATGKRPRWLGLEGEKKYIGHGLSVCPTCDAPLFHGRDVAVAGSGCGAVISAIELSRTARSVHLVARNRIHAEKVYLETLKQKNVALHQNFEIAALHGDEYLSGITIRNPASGEERRLDVEGLFVSIGYEPNTAFVHSLVELNERGEIVVDCDMKTSREGVFAAGDVTNSRNKQIVIAVGEGAKAALSARDYLMKGRGLPDEEAILSACGPSAAERPG, encoded by the coding sequence ATGCCAGAGATCCGGGTGTACACGACGAAGAACTGCCCCTACTGCCGCATGGTGAAGGCGTTCCTCGATAAATACGGCATCGCGTACCGGGACATCGACGTCGGCGAGGATCGGGAGGCGGCCCGGGAGATGGTGCGGCTCACCGGGCAGTACAGCGTGCCCGTCACGGTGGTCGGGGATCAGGCGGTCATCGGGTTCGACGCGAAGAGGCTGAACGAGCTCCTGGGGACCCGCCCTCCGGAGGGTGTATTCGACGTGATGATCCTGGGGGGAGGACCGGCCGGACTCACGGCCGCCGTCTACGCAGGGCGGGAACTCCTGGAGTCGATCCTGATCTCGGAGAACATGGGAGGGCAGGTGGCCGAGAGCTGGGGAATCGAGAACTACATGGGATTCCAGCCGATATCCGGGGAGGCCCTGATGAAGAAGTTCGAGGAGCAGGCCCGCGCCCTTCCGTCCATCCACATCCAGCTGGACGTCGTGGACTCTATCAGCATGGAGGATGGGATCTTTGCCGCCCATACCGTCTCCGGCCGCACCTACCGCGCCCGCAGCCTGATCATCGCCACGGGGAAGAGACCCCGCTGGCTGGGCCTGGAAGGCGAAAAGAAGTACATCGGCCACGGGTTATCGGTATGCCCCACCTGCGACGCCCCGCTCTTCCATGGCAGGGATGTGGCGGTGGCCGGAAGCGGGTGCGGAGCGGTCATCAGCGCCATCGAGCTGTCCCGGACCGCACGCTCGGTCCATCTCGTCGCCCGAAATAGGATCCACGCGGAGAAGGTGTACCTGGAGACTCTGAAGCAGAAGAATGTCGCCCTGCATCAGAACTTCGAGATCGCCGCTCTTCACGGGGACGAGTACCTCAGCGGGATCACGATACGGAACCCCGCCTCCGGCGAGGAGCGCAGGCTCGATGTCGAAGGCCTGTTCGTCTCGATCGGCTACGAGCCGAATACCGCGTTCGTCCACAGCCTCGTGGAGCTGAACGAGAGGGGAGAGATTGTCGTGGACTGCGACATGAAGACCAGCCGGGAGGGGGTGTTCGCCGCGGGGGACGTGACGAACTCCCGCAACAAGCAGATCGTCATCGCCGTCGGGGAGGGGGCGAAAGCCGCGCTATCCGCACGCGACTACCTGATGAAGGGCAGAGGGCTGCCGGACGAGGAGGCGATCCTGTCCGCATGCGGACCTTCCGCGGCGGAGAGGCCAGGATGA